From the Acidobacteriota bacterium genome, one window contains:
- a CDS encoding amidohydrolase family protein gives MKRLWAALGLWLTALVACGPGHPTGLLFDNATIVDGSGAAPFRADVLVRDGRIAEILASEQGQIQPDGLRRVDAEGLVLSPGFIDLHSHADLVLLADAPQRNGLIEAKLRQGVTTWIVGNCGLGVAPADPPTAALLESINSWMTPEGVQVGAIDTAGYLESLTSQQLPINVGTLVPHGPVRISAMGLRAGPPDAAELDAMRRQIQRGLRAGAFGVSTGLIYPPGMYSDPAELQALAAEVAESDGLWTTHVRGSSETLLPATEELIELARVTGVRVHHSHLEAVGTRFWPQIDGVLGLEDRAREEGLSVSHDLFLYTRAATMMSAIFPPWALEGGMPRLLERLRDRETRRRIGSELQHRVPQWPPWEAHGWPHNLVEAVGWDGIYVASLAARQDDPRIGKSLAALGQELQQDPFDVVADLMLEFDGGVGQWVGEISGDDEQHAGLQTILRHPSSAIVSDAEDYGTGVPHPAHAGAFVRALRWAREGKGPSLPVTVRKMTTYPAELLGLPDRGQIRVGHVADLVLFDPDTVGDRSEWLRPRRHAAGIAMVLVGGHAVVDGGLYSPEARGQVLRRPTR, from the coding sequence GTGAAGCGGCTCTGGGCCGCCCTGGGGTTGTGGCTCACGGCCTTGGTGGCCTGCGGACCCGGTCACCCCACGGGGCTTCTGTTCGACAACGCGACGATCGTCGACGGCTCGGGCGCGGCCCCCTTTCGCGCCGACGTTCTTGTGCGTGATGGGCGGATCGCGGAGATCCTGGCAAGCGAGCAAGGTCAGATCCAACCCGACGGACTGCGAAGGGTCGATGCGGAAGGTCTCGTTCTCTCACCGGGATTCATCGATCTTCACAGTCATGCCGATCTGGTCTTGCTGGCGGATGCACCCCAGCGGAACGGGCTGATCGAGGCGAAACTCCGACAGGGTGTCACGACCTGGATCGTCGGCAACTGTGGTCTCGGAGTCGCGCCGGCAGACCCACCGACCGCCGCATTGCTCGAGTCGATCAACAGCTGGATGACGCCTGAGGGTGTGCAGGTAGGGGCGATCGACACGGCCGGCTATCTCGAGTCCCTCACGTCGCAGCAACTACCGATCAACGTCGGAACCCTCGTTCCCCATGGCCCGGTCCGCATCTCGGCGATGGGGCTCCGGGCCGGCCCCCCGGACGCCGCCGAGTTGGATGCGATGCGACGGCAGATTCAACGCGGGCTTCGAGCCGGTGCGTTCGGTGTCTCGACGGGACTGATCTACCCACCGGGGATGTACAGCGACCCGGCCGAGCTTCAGGCTTTGGCCGCCGAGGTCGCCGAATCCGACGGGTTGTGGACGACCCATGTGCGCGGCTCGTCCGAGACGCTGTTACCCGCTACCGAGGAACTGATCGAGCTGGCGCGGGTCACCGGTGTCCGGGTCCATCACTCGCACCTGGAGGCGGTCGGAACGCGATTCTGGCCGCAAATCGACGGAGTGCTTGGTCTGGAAGATCGGGCGCGGGAGGAGGGCCTGAGCGTCTCCCACGACCTGTTCCTTTACACCCGTGCGGCAACGATGATGTCGGCCATCTTTCCACCGTGGGCTTTAGAGGGTGGGATGCCTCGGCTCCTCGAGCGGCTTCGTGATCGAGAGACCCGCCGCCGGATCGGTTCTGAGTTGCAGCACCGCGTCCCGCAATGGCCACCCTGGGAGGCCCACGGTTGGCCACACAATCTGGTCGAGGCCGTCGGGTGGGACGGAATCTATGTCGCGAGTCTTGCCGCACGGCAAGACGACCCGCGAATCGGCAAGAGCCTGGCGGCGCTGGGCCAGGAACTCCAGCAAGACCCTTTCGACGTCGTCGCCGACCTGATGCTCGAGTTCGACGGAGGCGTTGGCCAGTGGGTCGGAGAGATCTCCGGCGACGACGAGCAGCACGCCGGTCTGCAGACGATCCTTCGGCATCCGTCGTCTGCCATCGTCTCGGACGCAGAGGACTATGGGACCGGAGTTCCGCACCCCGCCCATGCCGGTGCGTTTGTTCGAGCCCTGCGATGGGCGCGGGAAGGCAAGGGCCCCTCCCTCCCCGTCACGGTGCGCAAGATGACGACCTATCCGGCGGAGCTCCTCGGGCTACCCGATCGTGGACAGATCCGTGTGGGCCACGTGGCGGACCTGGTGCTCTTCGATCCGGATACCGTCGGCGATCGATCCGAATGGCTGAGACCCCGGCGACATGCGGCCGGAATCGCGATGGTTCTCGTGGGAGGGCACGCTGTGGTAGACGGCGGCCTCTACTCGCCCGAGGCCCGAGGTCAGGTCCTACGCCGTCCCACCCGGTAG
- a CDS encoding DegT/DnrJ/EryC1/StrS family aminotransferase, giving the protein MSQRPHKPIPLSAPDLDETDRDAVLEVLQGRHLSRGPFIEAFERRVAETAGRQEGVAVSSGTAALHLAAILSGLKPGDEVLTTPFSFIASANIILYLGATPVFVEIDPETLNMDVDALESRITPRTRAIVAVHAFGRPHKIGRLEASARRHDLILIEDACEAIGGECDGRPLGGFGDFSSFAFYPNKQVTCGEGGVLLTDHGSAARRARGLRNQGRDPDGPGYLELGFNYRMTDFQAALATSQLQRLPSILERRRQIADGYRRRLEHLNEWVLPVGDPGSSWFVYVVRLHDDLPLNSRDAILSGLTDRGIGCGRYFEPIHLQPFYRQQFGFSEGDFPITERIAARTIALPFFNRITEEQLDRVAEALAELTPRLSDLPGGTA; this is encoded by the coding sequence ATGAGCCAGCGCCCCCACAAACCCATCCCCCTGTCGGCTCCCGACCTGGACGAGACGGATCGCGACGCCGTTCTCGAAGTGTTGCAGGGGCGCCACCTCAGTCGTGGGCCCTTCATCGAGGCGTTCGAACGACGTGTCGCGGAGACGGCGGGGCGTCAAGAGGGTGTCGCCGTCAGCTCCGGAACCGCGGCGCTCCATCTTGCGGCGATCCTATCCGGTCTGAAGCCGGGCGACGAGGTCCTGACGACGCCGTTCAGTTTCATCGCGTCGGCCAACATCATTCTCTACCTGGGGGCGACGCCGGTCTTCGTCGAGATCGACCCCGAAACCCTCAACATGGATGTGGACGCGCTGGAGTCACGGATCACGCCGAGAACCAGGGCCATCGTCGCGGTTCATGCCTTCGGCCGACCCCACAAGATCGGCCGCCTCGAGGCGTCGGCCCGGCGACACGACTTGATCCTGATCGAGGATGCGTGCGAGGCGATCGGCGGAGAGTGTGACGGCCGGCCGCTCGGCGGTTTCGGAGACTTCAGTAGCTTCGCGTTCTACCCCAACAAGCAGGTGACCTGCGGCGAAGGGGGCGTCCTGTTAACCGATCACGGGAGTGCCGCCCGTCGTGCTCGCGGGTTGCGGAATCAGGGACGGGACCCGGACGGACCCGGCTACCTGGAACTCGGGTTCAACTATCGGATGACCGATTTCCAGGCGGCGCTCGCCACCTCGCAGTTGCAGAGGTTGCCATCGATCCTCGAGCGTCGGCGACAGATCGCCGACGGCTATCGGCGTCGACTCGAACACCTCAACGAGTGGGTCCTCCCGGTGGGGGATCCGGGATCCAGTTGGTTCGTCTACGTGGTGCGATTGCATGACGACCTACCTCTAAATTCGAGAGATGCGATTCTCTCGGGTCTCACGGACAGGGGGATCGGCTGTGGACGGTACTTCGAGCCGATCCATCTTCAACCGTTCTATCGGCAGCAGTTCGGTTTTTCGGAGGGTGACTTCCCGATCACGGAGCGGATTGCGGCCCGCACCATCGCGCTCCCGTTCTTCAATCGAATCACCGAGGAGCAGCTCGATCGCGTGGCGGAGGCGCTGGCGGAGCTCACCCCCCGATTGTCGGATCTACCGGGTGGGACGGCGTAG
- the neuC gene encoding UDP-N-acetylglucosamine 2-epimerase — MFRRISVVTTSRADYSHLYWVLHELRENIDVDLHTIALGAPLADEFGRTVGEMEADGFPVHDRIECLLSSDSDVGMAKTIGLATLGLTERLADRRPDLMLLIADRYEMLAPASVALALRIPLAHIEGGEVSEGAVDDAVRNALTKMSHLHFAPTETARRRIIAMGEEPWRVHRTGAPSLDHLRRSTLPDRTKLNEELGVEITAETIVVAYHPVTLATDTLLEADGLFAALERIDRPLVFCFPNADAGSRRLTARADAFCQTRSNSQLFVNLNPVTYWSLLRHCGLMLGNSSSGIMESPALQLPTVNVGMRQQGRERAANIIDSPADPDRILAAIAEASDPAFRAGLEGMQNPYGDGTASKQIVQAMMDVDLERLLVKRAVPLD, encoded by the coding sequence GTGTTTCGTCGAATCAGCGTGGTGACCACATCGCGGGCCGACTACAGCCATCTGTACTGGGTCCTGCACGAACTGCGGGAAAATATCGATGTCGATCTTCATACGATCGCCCTGGGAGCGCCGCTGGCCGACGAATTCGGCAGGACTGTCGGCGAGATGGAGGCCGACGGGTTCCCGGTCCACGACCGCATCGAGTGCCTGCTCAGTTCCGATAGCGACGTCGGCATGGCGAAGACCATCGGACTCGCCACACTGGGTCTGACGGAACGCCTGGCGGATCGTCGACCCGACCTCATGCTCCTTATCGCGGATCGTTACGAGATGTTGGCGCCGGCTTCAGTCGCCCTGGCACTCCGTATTCCGCTGGCGCACATCGAGGGAGGTGAGGTCAGTGAGGGAGCCGTCGACGACGCCGTTCGCAACGCCTTGACCAAGATGAGCCATCTCCACTTCGCGCCCACCGAGACGGCACGCCGTCGGATCATCGCGATGGGTGAAGAACCCTGGCGCGTTCATCGGACCGGCGCTCCGTCGCTGGATCATCTTCGGCGAAGCACGTTGCCGGACCGAACGAAGCTGAACGAGGAACTCGGCGTCGAGATCACGGCGGAAACGATCGTCGTCGCCTACCATCCCGTGACGCTTGCGACCGATACACTTCTTGAGGCCGACGGCCTGTTCGCCGCCCTCGAGCGGATCGATCGACCGCTGGTGTTCTGTTTCCCGAATGCGGACGCCGGAAGCCGTCGGCTGACGGCTCGAGCGGACGCGTTTTGCCAAACTCGATCCAACTCGCAGCTGTTCGTCAATCTGAACCCCGTCACCTACTGGTCGCTCCTTCGTCACTGCGGATTGATGCTCGGGAACTCAAGCAGCGGCATCATGGAGTCACCGGCACTGCAGCTCCCGACCGTCAACGTCGGCATGCGGCAGCAGGGTCGAGAGCGCGCCGCCAACATCATCGACTCGCCGGCGGATCCCGATCGGATCCTGGCCGCGATCGCAGAGGCCAGTGATCCCGCATTTCGCGCCGGCCTCGAAGGGATGCAGAACCCCTATGGCGACGGAACCGCGTCGAAGCAGATCGTCCAGGCGATGATGGACGTGGACCTGGAGCGGCTCCTCGTCAAACGAGCCGTCCCCCTCGACTGA
- a CDS encoding TIGR00366 family protein — translation MDRGRFRVPHTLALLFGMVVLAYLLTLVMPQGAFERESHGGHDYVVADSYTKASERTTLPVWTPLVAVPKGFDEAKEIIFFVFIIGGAFGVFRATGAADALIGFLLEKMGNKPALLIAGSMLIFACGAATMGMAEEFLPFVPMLLALLIGLGYDALTAVGVLVVGYGVGYGAAVINPFTVLIAQDIAGVTPTSGATFRIVLLLVFLAIGFHHVWSYAGKVRKSEADRETADVGAKQYDKINAKHISVLAVLAVGLGLLLWGLIKNGWYLVEMGALFFGLAIAMGVVGRIGVDETAKKFCIGASELTTTALLIGVARAIGVVLTDGQIIDTIIHGIAEPLKTLGPHVAAVGMLAVQSVCNLFIPSGSGQAYVTMPIMAPLSDIVGVSRQTSVLAYQFGDGFTNIVVPTNPVLIGILTMAGVSYERWLRFVIPFLLKALTAAALALVVAVAIGYN, via the coding sequence ATGGACCGAGGCCGCTTCCGCGTCCCGCACACTCTGGCTCTGCTTTTCGGCATGGTCGTATTGGCCTATCTGCTGACGCTCGTCATGCCTCAAGGTGCCTTCGAGCGGGAGAGCCACGGCGGCCATGATTACGTGGTCGCCGACAGCTATACGAAGGCTTCGGAACGGACGACCCTCCCGGTCTGGACTCCTCTGGTCGCAGTCCCCAAGGGTTTTGACGAGGCGAAAGAGATCATCTTCTTCGTCTTCATTATCGGCGGCGCGTTCGGTGTGTTTCGCGCCACAGGCGCGGCGGATGCCCTGATCGGATTCCTACTGGAGAAGATGGGCAACAAGCCGGCGCTGTTGATCGCCGGCAGCATGTTGATCTTCGCCTGCGGTGCCGCAACGATGGGAATGGCGGAAGAGTTTTTGCCATTTGTCCCCATGCTTCTCGCGCTCCTGATTGGACTGGGCTACGACGCGCTCACGGCGGTCGGCGTGCTCGTGGTCGGCTACGGGGTCGGCTACGGAGCCGCGGTGATCAATCCGTTCACCGTCTTGATCGCCCAGGACATCGCTGGCGTGACACCGACGAGCGGCGCAACGTTCCGAATCGTCCTGCTCCTGGTGTTTCTCGCGATCGGGTTCCATCACGTCTGGTCCTACGCAGGCAAAGTCCGCAAGAGCGAGGCCGATCGCGAGACGGCCGATGTCGGTGCAAAGCAGTACGACAAGATCAACGCGAAGCATATCTCCGTGCTGGCGGTTCTCGCCGTCGGACTGGGACTCCTCCTCTGGGGCTTGATCAAGAATGGCTGGTATCTGGTCGAGATGGGCGCGCTGTTCTTCGGCCTGGCGATCGCGATGGGCGTTGTCGGCCGGATCGGAGTCGACGAGACGGCGAAAAAGTTTTGCATCGGAGCCAGTGAACTGACGACGACAGCGTTGCTGATTGGGGTCGCCCGTGCCATCGGCGTGGTCCTGACGGATGGGCAGATCATCGACACGATCATCCACGGCATCGCCGAACCCCTCAAAACTCTCGGGCCCCACGTCGCCGCCGTCGGCATGCTGGCAGTTCAATCCGTCTGCAACCTGTTCATCCCTTCCGGGAGTGGACAGGCCTATGTCACGATGCCGATCATGGCACCCCTGTCGGACATCGTCGGTGTCAGTCGACAGACGTCGGTGCTGGCCTATCAATTCGGTGACGGATTCACCAACATCGTCGTCCCGACCAACCCCGTGTTGATCGGGATCCTGACGATGGCCGGAGTCTCCTACGAGCGCTGGCTACGCTTCGTCATCCCGTTCCTGCTCAAGGCGTTGACCGCCGCAGCCCTGGCGCTCGTGGTCGCCGTGGCGATCGGCTACAACTAG